Below is a window of Conger conger chromosome 16, fConCon1.1, whole genome shotgun sequence DNA.
TGGACAGACGGAACATGGCCGAGGCGTACTCACTCTTCAGAGAGGTAGATGGAGTGCAGCCTTCCCTTTAGGGAGGCGATGTAGTCCTCGTTCAGCGTCTTCCCGAACGACTTGTTGATCAGGCCGACGAGGCGATGGAGGTCGATGTCGTCCAGACTGGTGTACCTGAGGGACACGGGCAGCGAGCGCAGGAGGCCCCCGTGACTACGAGGACAACGGTCGTAACGATGACAGCATTTtaactcatacacaaacacacacacacacacacactcagtgagcactttattaggtattttagacctctactgctgtagcctatccacttagatgcgttctgtgttcagaggtgctctcctgcataccacggttgtaatgtgtggttatttgcgtttctatcaccttcatgtcagcttgTCACCAGTCTGGTGATTctccttctctcattaacaaggtgattttgtctgcagaactgctgctcactggattttttgtttgttttttttgcaccattgtttgcaaactctagagactagtgtgcgtgaaaatcccaggagatcagcagtttctgagatactcaaaccaccctgtctgccaccaacgatcattccacggtcaaagtcactgagatcacatgaataagtaggtgtaattaagtaaaagtgttcctaataaagtgctcggtgagtgtacagtacCACCACAATGGGAGCGTCAAACACAAGCTTCAGATTCTCAGCGCCcagaagaaacagaagaatACATGCCTGTGAATGGGGTCTCCGTTTTTGAACAGGGTGCCCGAGCCTaccaaaataacacaaaacaaacatcaaaccGGGAATGCAGCAAGATTAACTTCACATCTCATACCTCACCCTTCCTGCTTGCTAAATTATCACTGTTGCAGGAACAATAACATAATTGTCACCAATACAGAATATGCAATATGTAAGAGAAGAACACCGGAAAATATGGGAAAGGCAGTCCATTATAGTGTGGAATTCACATCATATAAATTCTACCTGTTCAAACCAAGAAGTAAAGGAGTGCCATCACAATTCAGGCGACAGTAATTCACACACAAAGCTTCCCGGCAGACAGCGTGCGCACACTCAGCCATGCCGGAACATTGTGAAATCGGCGATTGCTTCCTTTCTAACctggatgtttatttttaaacacactggTATTTTCTCAAAATATCCAGCCACGTATGCTGttgtattacattacacataTCTGGTGTGCACGCACAGACCCATCTGACACGGACATGAGGTCACTTCAGAACTATCGGAAATAAACAGTTACCATGGTGATTATCCTTATAGCACTGAAAAGAGTAgaatgtgattctgtgtgtcGCTTTTTGTTGGTGCTAATTGTTGGTTGTGCTTGTAGTGCCGAGTTCTTACACATACGTGATATAAATTCCCGTTCTAAGGGCAAATTAAGTTTACTCTATTGAACTCATTTATAACATCAGGATTTTTTTCCCTGGAAAAATTCAATTTTTCcctatttttgaaaatattttcaaaaatgaaagaaaccaCCCATGAAAGAAACACGTGGGAGTGTGAGCAGCACAGAGTGGCCAGCTGTGTCTGCAGTCCGTGATCCGTTCCACAACCCCTGCTTTCCTGATtgctttcaaatggtaaatggcctttatccaaaacgctgtacaactgatgctttttttcattcacccattcatacacacgctcacacaccaacggcaattggctggcatgcaaggcaccaaccatgCTCGTCTGGAGCattcaggggttaggtgtcttgctcagggacacctcgacacagggcgggatcgaaccggcaactctgTCAATAGCGTGTCCGAAGAGGTCATGTTGATGGCGTTAGCTAgttatagttatttagctgaagccgttatctaaagcgacttacagttgacaaagcaggggacaattccccactggagcaatgtgtggttaagggtCTTGCCCAACAGCTTCATggattttatcgtggctacactggggcttgatccatcaaccttctgggttccagtcatgcaccttcgCCACTAAGCTACATGCTGTTAGCGAGCACTCACTCACCCATGGAGCTGAACAGTTGTGTCAGCAACGTGTTCACAGAGGTGATGTTGATGGTGTTAGCGAGCACTCACTCACCCTTGTAGCTGAACAGTTGTGTCAGCAACGTGTTCACAGAGGTGATGTTGATGGTGTTAGCGAGCACTCACTCACCCTTGTGGCTGAACAGTTCCGTCAGCAACGTGTTCACAGAGGTGATGTTGATGGTGTTAGCCAGCACTCACTCACCCATGGAGCTGAACAGTTGTGTCAGCAACGTGTTCACAGAGGTGATGTTGATGGTGTTAGCCAGCACTCACTCACCCTTGTAGCTGAACAGTTGTGTCAGCAACGTGTTCACAGAGGTGATGTTGATGGTGTTAGCGAGCACTCACTCACCCTTGTAGCTGAACAGTTGTGTCAGCAACGTGTTCACAGAGGTGATGTTGATGGTGTTAGCGAGCACTCACTCACCCTTGTGGCTGAACAGTTCCGTCAGCAGCGTGTTCGCAGAGGTGATGACTGCTGAGGACTCGCAGGGCAGCTGGTGGAGGACCCGGTCGATAGCGACCACCCGCTGGAGCTCAGCGGCGTCGAGCCACGTCGCCCGTGACAACATGGGCATGTCAGCGGGCAGGGTCACCTGACCCAGCACCTGGGTCCAATGAAAGAActcattcatttgaataaacTTTGATTCTTTAAATTCATAACCATATGGTCAGCAACACTTTCCAAACATCTAATTTCAGTCACCGAGCTGAGtatcaaattaattttcataagACAAAATTCATGACATCTCTGatcggttttctttttttcatttttttttttcaaaacaatcATATGTCTTAGCAGCACTTAATGCCAGTAAATGTTCACAGTCTATATTACATTCCCCCATTAAGGGCAGCTATAGCTCTTGACTACAGTGCTGTAGACCACAAGGGTGTACTGAAaggaaaaaattataaatgaatTTCAAAACCTAGGGAAAGGGTATGGTATGGTCAAGCAAGGTGTTGGCAGTTAGGCAAAGGTTCAGAGGTCAAAGGACAGCCGATTACACAGGTCTGGATTCAATCTACATTGGGCTTTCCGGTGACTAATAGACAGGTGTTGCATTCTTCATTTATGAACACACCTTTTATGAGGTCATTTTGATCACCAGTGATAACTTTGCGTCAAAGTGAAGCACAAATATTGAAGCAATCCAGCCCTAATGCCTCTTTCTTCCAGAAAGTCCCATCTCTCCAAGAGGCtatggtgcttgactgggacctggaaggttagtgGTGTAGCCATAAGATaagtgcagccgttgggcccttgagcgaggcccttgcattgctccagggaggattgtcccctgcttagtctaatcaactgtaagtcgctttggataaaagcgtcagctaaagaactgcaatgtaatgtaatgcttcagGACGAGAGAAAGACTGAGAGAAATTCTGAGGTTCTCCCCCCAAAACCCACCTTGTGGCCCTGGTTCCGGATGCCGCCCCAGCTGTTGAGGAACATGAGTTTGAGGGGCCGCAGGACCTGGGCGATGGCGGCGGTGACGTCGACAGAATCCAGCACCACCGATCGGCCGGGCACGGTGCGGCCCACGGGGCACACCAGCGGAATGGCCCCGCAGTCCAGGGTCCACTGGAGCAGCCCGCTGTCCACCGAGATGGAGGGTCCACTGCCGTCCTCCAAGAGGGAAGGTCTACTGCCGTCCTCCAAGATGGAGGGTCTACTGCCGTCCTCCAAGAGGGAAGGTCTACTGCCGTCCTCCAAGAGGGAAGGTCTACCATCCTCCGCCGAGACGGAGGGCCTACTGCTGTCCAGGTCAGATGAAAGAGATGGTCAGGTCACTCAGGCCCACTGCAgtttccccccctttctctcttcacTCAGGGATAACTGGCAGTTTTGGTTTGCAAAGAAATGCTTTCCACTGTGGGAGGTATGGTCATTGCGTGGACATTtcacaacaaatattacattaaatggaatcaattaattaaataattacatttcattttgactgAAACTGGTATAATCTCCCTTCACACCTCCCTGCGCTGCAAGACGAAACCTTTGCCTGTAAAGCTTTCCCCAACCTGTTTGGCTCATTTTCCCCTCTCAGCCACATTTTAAAAGGTGCTTAAGACTTGAACAAGCATACATTTAACACCACGGACACTTCAGTGACATTCACACGTTGTCCTGTACTGGGTGTCATTTGAAAACGGTAAgctctgttctggctccacggcgggggaacaaactccccgttgaggtcagaacagtagaatctcttcccaccttcaagcgcaaactgaagacgcacctcttcaagcagcacctctccccgtccctccctacctccctgtgaaccttaattgttgtctttctgtgatttacttgtgtatcaggatgtttagtttggctaggtatgCAGTCTTTGGCTAGGTAACGGGTTTGTTCATACacttgcgtgttgcggtattacgattgatttaaaaaaagatgatcaaataggcactggtccttatcgttgttgtgcaggtagcagttgaaattgtacttccctctagggtctttcagcgcacttatccctggttatgggtatgcactttgttgtacgtcgctctggataagagcgtctgccaaatgcctttaatgtaatgtaatgtaatgtaatgtaatgtaatgtaagataatgtaatgtaatgtaacgtaatgtaatgtaatgtaatgtaacgtaatgtaatgtaatgtaacggtaAGCAGTAAGGCGACTCAGGTGAGCCCCACCTGGAGTCCGCCGGCGTGTCCTGAACGAGGAGGAGGACCTCGGAGCTGAAGAAGGGCATGACACTGGCCGAGTTGTTCTGAAGCACCTCGCTGAGAGCCTGGCAGTGCTGGACCAGACTGGACCTGGGGTCCAGGGCCTCGTCCGCCGGCGCCAGCCCCATCACCACCACGGGTTTCATATCCATCCGCTGCAAGAAGGAGAGCCCGAACCCCAGGCTCTGCAGCATCTCCCTGCTCTCGAACACCGACGGGTCCACCTGGGAACGGGAAAGGGACAATTTTGGGACATCAAGCTGCTTCGCCCGCCAGACTTACATTgaggtttttacattacattaatggcattgggCAGACACTCtgatccagagcaacgtacagttgattagactaagcaggagacaatgtgcccctggagcaatgcagggttaagggccttgctcaagggcccaacggctgtgcggatcttattgtggctacaccgggatttgaaccaccaaccttgcctatcccagtcatttactttaaccactatgctacaggccaccctatttTTTTGTATGGGGAATCTCCATTGAGAATTGAATTTAAGACTAGGACTACGCTTtgaggcggcatggatggtgcagtgggtagcactgccgcctcacagcaaggaggtcctgggtttgaatccccgtcggccggggcctctctgtgcggagtttgcatgttctccacgtgtctgcgtgggtttcctccgggtactccggtttcctcccacagtccaaagacatgcaggttaggctgattggagagtctaaaattgcccataggtgtgtgccctgtgatggactggcgacctgtccagggtgtattcctgcctttcgcccaatgtatgctgggataggctccagcccccctgcgaccctgttcaggataagcgggttaagataatggatggatggatggactacgCTTTGAAAACCGTGTCAGCAAAACTGGCCCATCACTTGGGctataataatgaa
It encodes the following:
- the nags gene encoding N-acetylglutamate synthase, mitochondrial translates to MAKVNTGTSSRRAMIIAGKLLSQPTAPILNKSRRVFPDLQRHMSSRGDAGHRSKIPACLAQPDGPGSLAAADRHALSNRTLIYRDVKAFLSEIGGDPREARYWLTQFQKANVSQSPAFAVIEVDPSVFESREMLQSLGFGLSFLQRMDMKPVVVMGLAPADEALDPRSSLVQHCQALSEVLQNNSASVMPFFSSEVLLLVQDTPADSSSRPSVSAEDGRPSLLEDGSRPSLLEDGSRPSILEDGSRPSLLEDGSGPSISVDSGLLQWTLDCGAIPLVCPVGRTVPGRSVVLDSVDVTAAIAQVLRPLKLMFLNSWGGIRNQGHKVLGQVTLPADMPMLSRATWLDAAELQRVVAIDRVLHQLPCESSAVITSANTLLTELFSHKGSGTLFKNGDPIHRYTSLDDIDLHRLVGLINKSFGKTLNEDYIASLKGRLHSIYLSEEYSAAALITVEPVGGGALYLDKFVVSSSRQGQGTSQILWESIRHDLGRLFWRSRATNHINPWYFKHCDGSFVNGSWIVFWFGLSDIRESYALVEYAKRVPDSFLATALSEEDPPSPAPRGPEPHAH